The DNA segment tcatcccaaaacagcggagatcggcacttcttgccgtacaaagcctcaaaaggcgccataccgatactcgcttggaagctgttgttgtaagaaaactcgacaagatgcaaagaatcctgccaactagtgccaaattctagcaccaccgctcgcagcatatcctctaacgtctggatagtccgctctgactgtccatctgtctgaggatgataagctgtactcagatgcaatcgagtaccaagtgcctcctgaagactatgccagaagtgcgaagtgaatctaggatctctgtctgaaacgatcgacctcggcacaccatgcaatctcacaacattgctaacatacaactcatccatctgatcatgacgatacgtcatcttgtacggaataaaacaagcagacttcgtcaatcggtcgatcactacccaaatagcatcgcatcctcgaacggatcgtggtagcttcgtgacgaaatccatagaaatgtgatcccatttccattcaggaacagataggctgtgcaaaagacctcctggtcgcttccgctctgctttcacctgctgaaaattcaaacaccgagatacaaaccttgtTACgttgctcttcattctcttccaccagaactgactcttcagatcgttgtacatcttacgacctccaggatgaatactaaaccgactgcaatgagcctctcggagaatacgctgtctcaactccgcaatATCTGGCACAACgagacggttattcacaaacaagacgtcatctctaacctggaattcagactgatgcccagatcttaCTTTCtttactgaaacctgaatgctcggctcagacttctgtgcttctctgattgcaacaaacaactccggttcggcctgaatagcaaacactctgatagtctccctatctgtttcaaactctaaaccagaagtgcaacaatcatcgatcaattgagaaacaccaatagtagaaagagataaagaacacaGCTTTCGACTcaacgcatctgcaactgcgtttgacttcccgggataatacttgatttcacagtcaaaatctttcaacagatctaaccatcttctctgtctcatattcagctccgcctgtgaaaacaaaacttaaggctcttatggtcagaaaagatctcgaaagactcaccataaagatagtgacgccagatcttcagagcaaagacgatcgcagctagttcaagatcgtgaaccggataacgggtctcgtgcggtttcagttatctcgatgcatacgctatcacatgcttatgctgcataagaacacaacccaagcctcggttagaagcatcacaatagactgtgaaatctccagtacccttcggaatagaaagaattggagcactggtcagtctcctcttcagatcaacaaagctagcctcacaatctggagtccaaacaaaaggcgcattcttctgagttagctgggtaattggcttggcaatagacgagaaaccctcgatgaaacgatggtaataaccagctaaacccatgaagcttcggatctcaggtactgatataggtctaggccaattcataaccgcttcaatcttgctgggatcgacagaaatcccatcttcagaaataatgtgaTAGAGAAAGACAAcccgatccaaccagaattcacacttagacagcttggcaaacaactgctcaactcgcaaaatctgcagtacggtcctcaagtgctctgcatggtcagtacggttcttcgagtagataagaatatcatcgataaagataatgacgaactcatctaaatagcgctgaaaaatacggttcatcaaacccataaaaaccgctggggcgttggtcaaaccgaacggcatgactataaactcaaagtgaccatacctcgtcctgaatgcggtcttaggaacgtcttcctctcgcactctcaactggtgataacctgacctcagatcaatcttagagtagacagaagaaccctgcagttgatcaaaaaggtcatgtattctgggtaaaggaaacctgttcttgactgtagcctgattcaattggcggtagtcaatacagagtcgcatagaaccatccttcttctgaacgaatagaacaggagcatcccaaggcgatacactaggtctgatgtatcccttggcaatcaaatcctcaagctgctccttcaactctctcaattcaacaagtgacatacgataaggagcttttgaaataggttgagtacctggcactaagtcaatgctgaattctatttctcgaataggtggcaaaccaggaacatcttccgggaatacatccgcaaattctctaaccaccggtaaatctaccaaagctgggctagatttcagtacatcaactgcatacaccaaaaatccttctgcacctttctgtagcaaacgagtcatggataacactgaaatcaaaggaattctagatcgagaacccttaccaaagaacttccactcgtctgccatttcaggtctgaacctgacaactttctggaaacaatcgactgtcgccctgtacttggttaaatcatctatcccgacaatacaatcaaaatctgacagtccaagtacaatacagtcgaattctaacaaatttccttcaaaacacagttcacagctcctgactaatctgacagaaaaaattcctccacccaaaggtgaagtaacagctactactgtaggcaacaattcagtaggcaaagcatgtaataacacaaatttctcaaagataaaggaatgggaagcacctgtatctatcaagacatgagcagaataaccgaaaatcgaatagttacctgctatgacatcgtcaggtgctgcctgagcctgatcctctgtcaatgcaaagactcgtgcctgctgtctcggaggctgatttgcactagagttacctccctgtctgttctgctgctgaggctggaaagagtgcactgcagaagactgcctctcaggctgagctgcaggtctagacgaactcccactctgagctctatctctgttacgttgagggcacaccttagagaagtgtcccggttgctgacatgtgttacaattgccaaagactcccacacactgatccggtgagtgtcttcctccacacttgctgcagtacaaggatgatgacccagaactcggtcctgaaccgaatttctTCGAACCACTAGAACTGGatgaactgttcccctgtcttttgaactgtttacctcttgccttgtactgatcctttctgtttcccccactgtttccaccttcatacctttgctgctggttctgatgctgcggtggctgattctgatactgagatggttggttctgatactgcctctgctgctgaggtgctacctgattacctctttgcctccacaagcctgcttctgctccctttgcatgattcatggcgttcgcaaagttgtctggcctagcagtgttcaccaaagtgaagatgtcaggattcaagccatttatgaagtgatctgccttagcttctttaTCTCtggcaattagtggtgcaaaacgcaacagactatcaaacttggcaacgtactcttcgatgttcagatttccttgtctcaaattggcaaattctgctcccttgtccttacggtacgagatagggaaaaaccgcttatagaattcagatttaaaaagagtccaagtaacctccgtacctctattctctattgctttctttgtcatgatccaccagctcttagcaaccccacgtagctgatgaatgactaacctgattctgcggtcatctgtgtaatcaatggaatcaaacagctgatcaatatcatccaaccaactttcacattcaactggattttctgaacctaacaacaacggcggattgaaagactgaaacctcttcaacaaggtttccataggcattgctaaagcatccaactgatcaacttcagtgctagcttgctcagttgcagggataactggcggtgtgtttctgtttatcactcgacgaggatccatctgataatcaaaggttaggacacgagatatctcaatcgctacaatcagtgcccttacaaccgcttggaataccggataccagtcgataacagaaacagatatatctcaagtagatcatgctttattaatttaaatcacacaaccatgtaattcaaataatgctcaaacaataaagcatgctcgcatggaactaagtacacaataaaataattcaaacacatgcgaggagccaatacatgcagactcgatctacccgctcactctagttcgaccaagaatcttaactctctgataccacttaatgtgagacctcggttctaaacaactaatcttggGATTAGACAACACTAAgacatacaataaccaaaggttaaagcaataaaagaaattttttttttttaaaagagaacagtgtcgcgctcgatccggaaAAAATCCAGGATCGAACGCACCACTTCTCtcaactctctgccgagaaaaattAAAGTGCCgtgctcgatccggcaaaaagccaggatcgagcgcaccatttttcTGAAACCTCTGCCTCAAACAAAACAGGGGCtacgctcgatcctggcttttcctAGGATCGAGTGCACCCTGGGCAGCAGAAACAAATCAGAACAGGGCAAGCTAACCAACTCAAACCAACAATATTCATAACAATATGCATCCATCCAAATTCAACATAATCTCGACTACTTGATACAAAATCAATTCTTCCAACTAGTACAAaaaattctggagttcaacaactgtTCAAAGTAGAGGAtatgcaacaacaacataacgatgaagttcgatatctaaacatgttccaatatcactaggtagacatgctgacacgacttctaaaccgagtctcactactagctctccctcttgatgttaaccatgcctcttctgacttggtcctgccccacctgttgccaagtacacatacaaaacaaagcaacagccggataaccggtgagaatgataatcccagtaaaagcaacatatcaaatattgaataaacatcatgctatcaagacaacatattcaagtcaaggttaatgatatgcatgtctttaaaaaccaggatatcgattctgataacaagggattgctgctgtgcttttgggatcccgaggatgagatcacgtaacaacccaccgactctcccaatcgaggtggtgccacgtatcccactcctctagactttgagcaaccataacgagtatgctagcactaggcgaaatactacaacctaggccactcaatcatagttcccaaacgtctaaacaaaaagggcggttctgcccgctgaaattaaagtaggctcaagatgaatgcataacagaaacataaacataagccacataacaaaactcaatcaaccaacaaaatacaagttcctcatgctagaacaagtatcgatgcaatatgtgatttaaaaagggaaactcgagaaccaacagtcccgagtatgctatcccgctacgatgactgcttttatctttcaaggcagtagttccaacttctcgaaagctacaacaaaagattgtatcaataactatacaacctaaacaacaatcaacggttcatggaaatctctttaccgttcttcgtccaactctcgacgatccAATGCttctaacacagggctcgacaacttcaacgaatctgtacgaatacaagagatgattgatcaatagccACGATCAACTTtcaagccaagttcataactcaaaacggttcgaaactccaaaactcaaaccgacggcataacggctataactgaacaaaccggcaacgcagacagcggttcaataccgatatcaactcaattcaatgctaatacaacaacaacaagacaaacccaacaagtctcaaaatcatgattttcgaaaatagcttccaaaaatcataacaattccgaacgtcgctctaattcaaaaccgacagataataaacgatcagaactccgctaagaacaacatactagaatctaaatcgattctaacaacctccgaaaaacaaaacatatccgatcggagaaatacttacggtataacggagctctcactgcagtgatcactaatctgccttcagaaataaattccaacggacggatcgagctcggaatgaaatcacaaagctcaaaatctcaaaaggggcacttcaatggagtctctcggttgggaggaagatgaagaatgaatgaccaagtcaatacaagtgtagataatatataaaatcccatatttgcgttttagtccctgaaatttccaaaatttgcaaaaaggaccctgatcaaaaacaaaccggctcgagaactctgtaatctctgattaactcaaataaaatcatttaagataaaaacagggtgTTACACAAGCAAAATCCAGCAAAGCTTCCACTCGAACGTGTGTGCCTTTTCAAGGGAAATTTCATGCTCGAACCACCTTCCAGTAATCGCTTTTTTCTGCATATTTTTTGAACAGTCAagattaatttctgaataattTCTGTTAAAAAAGTtatgcaaataaaaaataattgaaacatcatatttttaaacaattaCAACTAATCTATAGGTTCCTTGCAACTGCGTCTATTGTGTCCTCTCGCATGACAACGACCACATGTTGAGACACGTGTATTAACTTGCGATGGTATTCTCTTCGTCCTTCTAAGACCGGGCTGACTACGCACAGAAGGAGCTTGGATTATATCGGATTCAGCAACACATGACTCACTGATGTCAAAGGTTGGGATAGGATTATGATGTCCTTTGTACGCAGCGCGATACGCTTCGATCTTGAAATACTTGTCACAAAAATCATACACAGACATAGATTTAGCCTCAATGGCAGAGCAAGCATTCTTGCACGGAATCTTATTGATCTGCCAAACTCTACATGAACAATTCATATCCACTAAATCCACGACAAATGACTTTTCACCATCAACAACCTCAAACTTCCAATCACACGAACGCTGAATTCTTAATGTTCGGGATTCCATATATGCGCTTACAACATACTTATATTTTCTTGGACTTACTTCCTTGGTCATGAGTAAAGTTGATTCACGTCGTTGGTGCATCATTTTCATTATCTGCATGCATATGTGATCAACCATAGCAACAATAAGCATATGACGAGTTGTCCTAACCCAACTATTCCAACACTCAGCTATATTGTTATTTATAACACCCCATCTATTGCCAACAAACAATGCATTGGCCCAACTCAGTGGatcaaaatttataataaaccCTCTGGCAAGTGGCATTGActctaatatattatttatatgttgCTCGTACTCTTGAAAAGACGGAGCATACGCAGCTTCTTGAATATCGAAGACCAATGCTTTTTGCTATGCCTGGGATAACTTCTCAACatctaaaaaatttaataaaaatttagatTGAGCTTAAAATGATCAgatgatatgaaaaaaataaagtaaaattgCTCAAGGATACGTAATTTTGAATTTACCTGCTTAACGAAATTATCCACTATATGTCTCAAACAATAAGCATGGTGACTCCCAACAAATACTTGATTCACTGCCTTGATGATACTGGGATATCTGTCCGAGAAAAATGTGAACTCGTCGAATGAAATGCATTGATAGTAAAGGAGCACACGACTCAAATGATAACAAAACCAGTCCCAGTTCGCATCATTCTCCGCATCTACTATGTCATAAGCAATTGTGAAAAGATCATCGTTCGCATCTTTCGACACAACAACTAAGATGCATCCTTTATACTTATTCTTTATATG comes from the Henckelia pumila isolate YLH828 chromosome 1, ASM3356847v2, whole genome shotgun sequence genome and includes:
- the LOC140862925 gene encoding uncharacterized protein; this encodes MQMDLQRDFGVELEYRKVWKGKELAMHDVHGTDEGCYDRLRWYCAAVKKTNPGSVVECEIEPLTKKFKRLFICFLSCAVSFVSGCRPLIFLDGTHIKNKYKGCILVVVSKDANDDLFTIAYDIVDAENDANWDWFCYHLSRVLLYYQCISFDEFTFFSDRYPSIIKAVNQVFVGSHHAYCLRHIVDNFVKQIMKMMHQRRESTLLMTKEVSPRKYKYVVSAYMESRTLRIQRSCDWKFEVVDGEKSFVVDLVDMNCSCRVWQINKIPCKNACSAIEAKSMSVYDFCDKYFKIEAYRAAYKGHHNPIPTFDISESCVAESDIIQAPSKKAITGRWFEHEISLEKAHTFEWKLCWILLV